A window of the Tachysurus fulvidraco isolate hzauxx_2018 chromosome 6, HZAU_PFXX_2.0, whole genome shotgun sequence genome harbors these coding sequences:
- the LOC113646263 gene encoding aryl hydrocarbon receptor-like, which yields MLDNDRYAGKKRKKPAQKQKTAPDVAKSNPSKRHRDRLNGELDRLTNMLPFPENVRTRLDKLSVLRLSVGYLKVKSFFNATMRKNRSEFHAGNGLDASKMDAKGFSEGDLLLQALNGFVLVVTAEGYVFYVSPTIQDYLGFHQSDVVHQSVFEFIHIDDRAMFRRQLHFALDPNLLDVEADGTQNSSDITKNIVTYDPQHIPPENSSFLERSFMCRFRCLLDNSSGFLKLNFQGRLKFLLGQNRKAEDGSLVQPQLALFAIATPVQPSAILEIRTKTLIFQTKHKLDFTPMGIDSRGKVVLGYTEMELCMRGSGYQFIHAADMMHCADNHVRMIKTGESGMTVFRLLTKNGGWVWVQANARLVYKGGRPDFIIARQRALVNAEGEEHLRQRTMQLPFNFATGEAVLYDTGPTLDMMSPKDRSGVNQKTLTPSSILDSMQKQDKSIYHQDIKPQFTADDAFADSWALFNVPNHIMHDEPGNEEDTIVSMIDTLEQLAHDGDLCTALQQMEVDTAELKEWENAILRLTKDNNGNDRPLGLNEILTNDIFSYVEDALYKENNTCSMLQTNATKTDPFAEIAHSGCEFAHHNFNSIGADKNDLKTDRKLNTITTTGQQMNRIASTDSTMDNNVQLYTEISSQNHMNNSFNSEQNGLSTCASKISQLMTQTEMHLGLKVTQSMYNIAPHNEWGPPRPTEKGRASKLESTESFCQFASYPANNAKNPQMNHSPNHIHKLSQTTPNLWNNMSTGGHNPSLSPSTKNHVSPTINYPTLSKFPQQRESQAWQNPSPEQPRESLVKNRLAPEGCYQSLGSSGFPPADLQPESSQSCNDKHINFVNSVYQSPQNGLTLDECSPLSSCMFENHSPLNTNADRQHPQAHAMTITSCGKATLPTNQSPPQASCYFQWTCSEPLEGTSSIPQQDTCISPQSCPTGPGFATLDSHSVFQRYLGCNGHI from the exons ATGTTGGACAACGACAGGTATGCAGgcaagaagagaaagaaacctgcCCAGAAACA GAAAACGGCTCCTGATGTCGCCAAGTCCAATCCATCGAAGAGGCATAGGGATCGCTTGAACGGCGAGCTGGACAGGCTGACCAACATGTTGCCCTTCCCAGAGAACGTGCGCACTCGATTGGACAAACTGTCTGTCCTGCGTCTGAGCGTGGGCTACCTGAAAGTGAAGAGCTTCTTCAACG CCACCATGAGGAAAAACCGTTCGGAGTTTCACGCAGGAAACGGTTTAGACGCCAGCAAAATGGACGCCAAGGGCTTCTCAGAGGGGGATCTTCTCCTTCAG gctCTCAATGGTTTCGTACTGGTGGTCACTGCAGAAGGTTACGTCTTCTACGTGTCGCCAACCATTCAGGACTACCTTGGCTTCCATCAG TCTGATGTTGTCCACCagagtgtgtttgagttcaTCCACATAGACGACAGAGCCATGTTCCGAAGACAGCTGCATTTCGCCCTCGACCCAAACCTATTGGACGTGGAAGCTGACG GTACCCAGAACAGCAGCGACATCACAAAGAACATCGTGACCTACGACCCGCAGCACATCCCACCCGAAAACTCGTCTTTCCTCGAGAGGAGCTTCATGTGCCGCTTCCGATGCCTCCTGGACAACTCGTCTGGGTTTCTG aaactgaACTTTCAAGGAAGGTTGAAGTTTCTGCTAGGGCAGAACAGGAAGGCTGAGGACGGTTCTCTAGTCCAGCCTCAGCTCGCTCTTTTTGCCATTGCCACTCCTGTTCAGCCGTCGGCTATCCTGGAGATCCGTACTAAGACTCTAATATTTCAGACCAAGCATAAGTTGGACTTTACTCCTATGGGTATTGACTCCAG gggGAAAGTTGTGTTGGGTTACACAGAAATGGAGCTATGCATGAGAGGCTCCGGATATCAGTTCATTCATGCAGCTGATATGATGCACTGTGCCGACAATCACGTCCGAA TGATAAAGACCGGCGAGAGCGGAATGACAGTTTTCCGACTTTTAACCAAGAACGGAGGATGGGTTTGGGTGCAGGCGAACGCCAGGCTTGTCTACAAAGGAGGACGTCCTGACTTTATTATTGCTCGTCAGCGAGCCCTAGT AAATGCAGAAGGAGAGGAGCACCTGCGCCAGAGGACAATGCAGCTTCCATTCAACTTCGCCACAGGTGAAGCAGTGCTCTACGACACCGGGCCAACACTTGACATGATGAGTCCCAAAGACAGGAGCGGAGTTAACCAGAAGACCTTGACTCCGAGCTCGATCCTTGATTCGATGCAGAAACAGGACAAGTCGATCTATCATCAGGACATCAAGCCTCAATTTACAGCAGACGATGCCTTTGCGGATAGCTGGGCTCTTTTCAACGTCCCCAATCACATCATGCATGATGAACCTGGGAACGAGGAGGACACCATCGTGTCCATGATTGACACCTTGGAACAGCTGGCTCACGACGGAGATCTGTGCACGGCGCTTCAGCAAATGGAAGTGGACACAGCCGAGCTGAAAGAGTGGGAAAATGCCATTTTGAGGCTGACCAAGGACAATAATGGTAATGACAGGCCTCTTGGTCTCAATGAAATTCTCACCAACGACATATTCTCCTATGTGGAGGACGCCTTATACAAGGAGAACAATACATGTTCCATGTTGCAGACGAACGCCACCAAAACCGATCCGTTTGCAGAAATCGCGCACTCCGGATGTGAATTCGCACATCACAACTTCAACAGCATCGGAGcagataaaaatgatttaaagacTGACAGAAAATTGAACACTATCACCACAACCGGGCAACAGATGAACAGAATTGCCAGTACAGATTCTACCATGGATAACAATGTTCAATTGTATACAGAAATATCTTCCCAGAATCACATGAATAACTCTTTCAACTCGGAACAAAATGGCCTGTCCACTTGCGCTAGCAAAATCTCACAGCTGATGACCCAAACTGAGATGCATCTGGGTTTAAAAGTAACACAAAGCATGTACAACATTGCCCCTCACAATGAATGGGGGCCACCAAGACCCACTGAGAAAGGCAGGGCCTCCAAGCTGGAAAGTACAGAATCCTTCTGCCAGTTTGCATCTTACCCTGCCAATAACGCTAAAAATCCACAAATGAATCATTCACCAAATCATATTCACAAGCTAAGCCAAACAACTCCAAATCTTTGGAACAATATGAGTACAGGAGGCCATAATCCTTCCTTGTCCCCATCAACAAAAAACCATGTCTCGCCTACCATAAACTACCCAACTCTCTCGAAATTCCCCCAGCAAAGAGAGAGCCAAGCTTGGCAAAACCCATCGCCAGAGCAGCCCCGTGAGAGCCTGGTCAAGAACAGACTTGCACCTGAGGGCTGTTATCAGAGTTTGGGGAGTTCTGGCTTCCCACCAGCTGATCTTCAGCCAGAGAGCTCTCAGAGCTGCAACGATAAACACATCAACTTTGTCAACAGCGTGTACCAGTCGCCGCAGAACGGGCTGACGCTGGACGAGTGTTCGCCACTCAGCAGCTGCATGTTCGAGAACCACTCTCCTCTCAACACCAACGCGGATCGGCAGCATCCACAAGCGCACGCCATGACCATCACATCATGCGGCAAGGCTACGTTACCCACCAACCAGAGTCCACCGCAGGCATCCTGTTACTTTCAGTGGACATGCAGTGAGCCACTAGAGGGCACGTCCTCCATTCCACAACAGGATACTTGCATCAGTCCTCAGTCGTGCCCTACAGGACCTGGCTTTGCTACTCTTGACAGTCACAGTGTCTTCCAGAGATACCTAGGCTGCAATGGACACATTTAG
- the ndufa10 gene encoding NADH dehydrogenase [ubiquinone] 1 alpha subcomplex subunit 10, mitochondrial has product MALRIFRLFVPSGAAAFKTVSLSQTAGIHTCPVRSLRYGWWAYALGERTTPRLKENSKIFCIDGNLASGKGALAQKLADRLGMLYMPEPDVNYVDRMTKEKIPLDSSYNGNCSLEKFYLDPKASDGNSYRLQSWMYLMRLLQYSDAVEHLLTTGQGVILERSPFSDVVFLEAMFNQGYIRKQCVDHYNEIKDISICEFWLPHLVIYVDSPAEEVQKKLKASGKPYLQNVSLSYLKDIEAAYKKTFLPKISEEAEVLAYDTAQAQDIERIAEDIEYLKFEKGPWLEQDDVTFHHMRILVEDKQRVANMTCIPRYIPEVTIGAHEFDKTYYSFKSLPGKQYAEGYNEEAGDKGIWLK; this is encoded by the exons atggcTTTACGGATTTTCCGGCTGTTTGTGCCTTCGGGCGCAGCGGCGTTTAAAACCGTCTCACTTTCACAAACG GCCGGGATCCACACGTGTCCAGTTAGAAGTCTGCGATACGGATGGTGGGCGTACGCTCTGGGTGAGAGGACAACGCCCAGGCTGAAGGAGAACAGCAAGATCTTCTGTATAGATGGCAACCTTGCTTCTGGGAAAGGGGCACTGGCACAGAAACTGGCCGACCGCCTGG GGATGCTGTACATGCCTGAGCCTGATGTGAACTACGTGGACAGAATGACTAAGGAGAAAATCCCTCTGGATTCAAGCTACAACGGCAACTGCAGCTTGGAGAAGTTCTACCTGGATCCCAAAGCCAGTGACGGAAACTCGTACCGTCTGCAGTCCTGGATGTACCTCATGAGGCTGCTGCAGTACTCGGACGCCGTCGAGCATCTTCTCACCACAG GCCAGGGAGTCATCCTCGAGCGTTCTCCTTTCAGCGATGTGGTGTTTTTGGAGGCCATGTTCAATCAAGGTTACATCAGGAAGCAGT GTGTGGATCATTACAACGAGATTAAAGACATCAGTATCTGTGAGTTTTGGCTCCCACACCTCGTCATCTACGTAGACTCTCCTGCTGAGGAGGTGCAGAAGAAGCTCAAGGCATCTGGGAAG CCGTATCTCCAAAACGTGTCCCTCTCCTACCTTAAGGACATCGAGGCGGCGTACAAGAAGACCTTCCTGCCCAAGATCAG CGAGGAGGCTGAAGTGCTCGCGTACGATACAGCACAAGCACAAGATATCGAGAGG atCGCAGAGGATATCGAGTACCTGAAGTTCGAGAAGGGCCCGTGGTTGGAGCAGGACGACGTCACGTTCCATCACATGAGAattct cgTGGAAGATAAACAGCGGGTGGCCAACATGACCTGCATCCCCAGATACATCCCCGAGGTCACCATCGGCGCTCACGAGTTTGACAAAACCTACTACTCTTTCAAATCG